The Pseudophryne corroboree isolate aPseCor3 chromosome 2, aPseCor3.hap2, whole genome shotgun sequence genome has a segment encoding these proteins:
- the LOC135027274 gene encoding uncharacterized protein LOC135027274: protein MMVEMSEHKKLGSQAEESSRNILGCPGFLDCSSSATVVGFCGGFLRMLSAHSEPEAQTDPEESVSDAASSSDEWVAPPPGHKRGKKSKKTKDQSSGDDESEDNVPAVRAPRFSKEENDVLVTHVLENYDRLMGMLASSTTHKRKSKIWSVIAKKVSTERVRIRTIENCKKRWRDCKKITKDKMARLARHTQGTGGGSSLDINFNQWEEKIRNHFNPILVEGVEGGVDSAEAVLATTLASRASGEQPGQSSILQRAPTATASAKRTSATSQHIWKKKRVELHGKSLAKDVGVASAIRQPVAVNPVRRLPAAPPASESAPTGSPASILTKAQRKTSSNPDVMVQMETSLDTSSVMVQRQEIVHLPYQGTMQTDNVAISQPPPAHIPDMGPMSEGSGIVDQPQQTSTTSSIHSEDHVQAEMPTTPFDNIAEVAREMDSNHESHRRKMEGSMIFLAQCVDRLADNVEESSKERRAKENLTEIQHTQIIDGLNNINGTLCQINTLLTQSSSTSISMATSLAVIADELRRSHVTISDFPSPFLSNTPQETYVPRPTPSSIRVSHAQQEGTASSLRRRLMDEQEGHQHTQEHM from the exons GTTTTCTGGACTGTTCTTCCAGTGCTACCGTTGTGGGTTTTTGTGGGGGTTTTTTAAG GATGTTATCTGCACATAGTGAGCCAGAGGCTCAAACTGATCCGGAGGAAAGTGTCAGTGATGCTGCTTCAAGCAGTGATGAGTGGGTTGCACCACCACCAGGCCATAAAAGAGGCAAGAAAAGTAAAAAAACCAAAGATCAGTCTTCTGGCGATGACGAGTCTGAGGATAATGTGCCTGCTGTGAGGGCGCCCAGATTCTCAAAAGAAGAAAATGACGTACTTGTCACACACGTTCTAGAAAATTACGATCGCCTAATGGGCATGCTGGCGTCTTCAACCACACATAAGCGAAAGTCTAAAATATGGTCAGTAATTGCCAAAAAAGTGAGCACAGAGAGGGTCCGAATCAGAACCATTGAGAACTGTAAGAAACGCTGGAGAGATTGCAAAAAAATTACAAAAGATAAGATGGCTCGGCTTGCAAGACACACCCAGGGGACTGGTGGCGGATCCTCCCTTGATATTAATTTCAACCAATGGGAAGAAAAGATCCGCAATCACTTCAACCCGATTTTGGTAGAAGGTGTTGAAGGAGGTGTGGACTCAGCTGAAGCTGTCTTGGCCACTACTttgg CTTCGAGAGCTTCAGGTGAGCAGCCAGGCCAGAGTAGTATACTCCAAAGGGCACCCACTGCTACTGCAAGTGCTAAGCGCACTAGTGCCACCTCCCAACATATTTGGAAGAAAAAACGAGTCGAACTCCATGGGAAAAGTCTagcaaaag ATGTTGGAGTGGCTAGTGCAATTCGTCAGCCTGTTGCAGTGAACCCTGTGCGTCGGCTTCCTGCAG CACCCCCAGCCAGTGAATCTGCACCTACTGGGTCACCTGCCTCTATCCTGACTAAAGCTCAGCGCAAAACTTCTTCAAACCCAG ATGTTATGGTTCAAATGGAAACATCACTGGACACATCCTCCGTAATGGTGCAGCGACAAGAAATTGTGCATTTGCCATATCAGGGGACAATGCAGACAGATAATGTGGCCATTAGCCAACCACCTCCGGCACATATTCCAGATATGGGGCCAATGTCTGAAG GCAGTGGAATAGTTGATCAGCCACAACAGACATCAACCACCAGCTCCATACATTCTGAAG ATCATGTACAAGCAGAGATGCCCACCACTCCGTTTGATAATATTGCTGAAGTGGCCCGCGAAATGGACTCTAACCATGAAAGTCACCGTCGCAAAATGGAGGGAAGTATGATATTTCTCGCCCAATGTGTGGATCGTCTTGCCGATAATGTGGAGGAAAGTTCAAAAGAGCGACGTGCAAAAGAAAACCTCACTGAAATCCAGCACACCCAAATTATAGATGGTCTGAACAACATAAACGGGACTCTCTGCCAAATTAACACCTTGCTCACTCAGTCCTCATCCACCTCTATCTCGATGGCAACAAGTCTAGCGGTCATTGCAGATGAGCTACGGCGATCACATGTAACTATAAGTGACTTTCCAAGCCCTTTCCTGTCCAACACACCCCAGGAGACATATGTTCCACGGCCCACTCCCTCATCTATCAGAGTGTCTCATGCTCAACAAGAAGGCACTGCATCCTCTTTGCGGAGAAGGCTAATGGACGAGCAGGAAGGCCACCAGCACACTCAAG AACATATGTGA
- the LOC135050150 gene encoding putative nuclease HARBI1 — translation MTPHTNLQLARIPRPRLCRERRLLDGIREDSVVKLYRLSPSAIYELYELLHEDLEPKMPTNKAVPGMCKLLGALHFLASGTYQPTLAEVAGMSQATFSRCLNQFLKAILKHTGKFITFPQCDAEWRAVKGDFYELAQMPNVLGAIDCTHIAMTAPKQMEEYYRNRKFFHSLNVQMVCDANLRIMNVNARFPGSTHDSFILQQSAICRLFEEGAFPNGWLLGDAGYGNRSWLLTSLSDPHGTAERRYQKAHKKTRVIIEQTFGVLKSRFRCLDRGKGLLLYSPSKVCSIVVACSILHNICIANKLEMVIDPLVPLDLNLSSVVPNVIDMGSDTRQDVIAGFFSS, via the exons ATGACACCACACACTAATCTGCAGCTGGCCCGTATACCTAGGCCTCGTTTGTGTCGCGAAAGACGTTTGCTAGATGGTATACGAGAGGATAGTGTGGTAAAGCTTTACCGCCTTTCCCCCTCAGCAATTTATGAGCTATATGAGCTCTTACATGAGGATTTGGAGCCCAAAATGCCAACAAACAAAGCAGTGCCTGGAATGTGCAAACTTCTTGGTGCATTGCATTTTTTGGCATCTGGCACATATCAGCCCACTTTAGCCGAAGTGGCTGGTATGTCTCAGGCAACGTTTTCCCGTTGCCTGAACCAATTTCTCAAAGCTATATTAAAACACACTGGGAAATTTATTACATTTCCCCAGTGTGATGCTGAGTGGCGTGCTGTGAAGGGGGATTTTTATGAGCTTGCGcaaatgcccaatgtgcttggtgcAATAGACTGCACCCACATTGCAATGACTGCGCCAAAGCAAATGGAAGAATATTACCGAAACCGTAAATTCTTCCATTCGCTTAATGTCCAgatggtttgtgatgcaaacctAAGGATAATGAATGTGAATGCACGCTTTCCTGGGTCCACTCACGATTCCTTTATCTTGCAGCAGTCTGCAATCTGCCGTCTGTTTGAGGAAGGTGCTTTTCCAAAcggctggctgttag gTGATGCTGGATACGGTAATCGGTCGTGGCTGCTCACTTCTCTGTCAGATCCACATGGTACTGCTGAAAGGCGGTATCAAAAGGCCCACAAAAAGACCAGAGTCATTATAGAACAAACTTTTGGCGTTCTTAAAAGCCGATTTAGGTGCCTAGACCGCGGCAAGGGTCTTCTTCTCTATTCTCCATCAAAAGTTTGCAGTATAGTAGTTGCATGCAGCATTCTGCACAACATCTGTATTGCAAACAAACTGGAGATGGTGATTGATCCATTGGTTCCTTTGGATCTGAACCTCAGTTCAGTAGTACCTAATGTGATTGATATGGGGAGTGATACCAGGCAGGATGTAATTGCGGGATTCTTTAGTTCTT GA